The proteins below are encoded in one region of Streptomyces ficellus:
- a CDS encoding MBL fold metallo-hydrolase, which translates to MKLTVVGCSGSFPSAESACSSYLVEADGFRLLLDMGNGALGELQRHIGLYDLDAIFLSHLHADHCIDMCGYFVARYYRHEGGRCPAIPVYAPDGAEQRLTTAYADTPSEKAMSEVFDFRTLSSGSFDLGPFRVRTEKVCHPVEAYAIRVEHAGKSLVYSGDTGVCEELDALAAGADLFLCEASFTYGKEDIPGLHLNGREAGAHAARAGAGRLVLTHVPPWTDGERNLADARAVYDGPSELAYAGAVYEV; encoded by the coding sequence ATGAAGCTCACCGTCGTCGGCTGCTCGGGGTCGTTCCCGTCCGCGGAATCGGCCTGTTCGAGCTACCTCGTAGAGGCCGACGGCTTCCGGCTGCTCCTCGACATGGGCAACGGCGCCCTGGGCGAGCTGCAGCGCCACATCGGTCTGTACGACCTCGACGCGATCTTCCTCAGTCACCTGCACGCCGATCACTGCATCGACATGTGCGGGTACTTCGTCGCGCGCTACTACCGTCACGAGGGCGGCCGCTGCCCGGCCATCCCCGTGTACGCGCCGGACGGCGCCGAGCAGCGCCTGACGACGGCGTACGCGGACACGCCGTCGGAGAAGGCGATGAGCGAGGTGTTCGACTTCCGGACGCTGTCGTCCGGGTCGTTCGACCTCGGGCCGTTCCGGGTGCGTACCGAGAAGGTGTGCCACCCGGTCGAGGCGTACGCGATCAGGGTGGAGCACGCGGGGAAGTCCCTGGTGTACTCGGGTGACACGGGTGTCTGCGAGGAGTTGGACGCGCTCGCCGCGGGGGCCGATCTGTTCCTGTGCGAGGCGTCGTTCACGTACGGCAAGGAGGACATCCCCGGGCTGCACCTGAACGGCCGTGAGGCCGGCGCGCACGCGGCGCGGGCGGGTGCGGGTCGGCTGGTGCTGACGCACGTCCCGCCGTGGACGGACGGGGAGCGGAACCTGGCGGACGCGCGGGCGGTGTACGACGGCCCGTCGGAGCTGGCGTACGCGGGCGCCGTGTACGAGGTGTGA
- a CDS encoding PTS transporter subunit EIIC, whose product MSTAPAPAAEKKKGAGVMAVMQRIGRSLMLPVAVLPAAALLVRFGQPDMLGRESFPTFITKIAGYMAAGGGALLDNMALLFAVGIAIGFAKKSDGSTALSAVVGYLVFKSVLGTFTDSSLPKKEAIVDGKIVMVEQAVDAKVLGGVVIGLIVALLYQRFYRTKLPDWLGFFGGRRLVPILSAFAGLIAGILFGLIWPWLGAGLHHFGEWLVGSGAVGAGIFGVANRALIPVGMHHLLNSFPWLQAGEYNGKSGDIARFLAGDPTAGQFMTGFFPIMMFALPAACLAIVHCARPERRKVVGGMMFSLALTSFVTGVTEPIEFTFMFIAPVLYAVHAVLTGVSMALTWALGMKDGFGFSAGAIDFLLNLGIASNPWGLALVGLCFAAVYYVVFRFAITKFNLPTPGRESDEELAELQKAEAK is encoded by the coding sequence ATGTCCACCGCCCCCGCCCCCGCGGCGGAGAAGAAGAAGGGCGCCGGCGTGATGGCCGTCATGCAGCGCATCGGCCGCAGCCTCATGCTGCCGGTCGCGGTGCTGCCGGCCGCCGCGCTGCTGGTCCGCTTCGGCCAGCCCGACATGTTGGGCCGGGAGTCGTTCCCGACGTTCATCACCAAGATCGCGGGCTATATGGCCGCGGGCGGTGGCGCCCTACTGGACAACATGGCGCTGCTCTTCGCCGTCGGTATCGCGATCGGCTTCGCGAAGAAGTCCGACGGTTCCACCGCGCTGTCCGCGGTCGTCGGCTACCTCGTCTTCAAGAGCGTGCTGGGCACCTTCACCGACAGCAGCCTCCCCAAGAAGGAGGCGATCGTCGACGGCAAGATCGTCATGGTCGAGCAGGCGGTCGACGCCAAGGTGCTCGGCGGCGTGGTCATAGGCCTCATCGTGGCGCTGCTCTACCAGCGCTTCTACCGCACCAAGCTGCCCGACTGGCTGGGCTTCTTCGGCGGCCGCCGCCTGGTCCCGATCCTGTCCGCCTTCGCCGGCCTGATCGCGGGCATCCTCTTCGGCCTGATCTGGCCCTGGCTCGGTGCGGGCCTGCACCACTTCGGTGAGTGGCTCGTCGGCTCCGGCGCCGTGGGCGCGGGCATCTTCGGTGTCGCCAACCGCGCGCTGATCCCGGTCGGCATGCACCACCTGCTGAACTCCTTCCCCTGGCTCCAGGCCGGCGAGTACAACGGCAAGAGCGGTGACATCGCCCGGTTCCTCGCCGGCGACCCGACCGCCGGACAGTTCATGACCGGCTTCTTCCCGATCATGATGTTCGCCCTCCCCGCGGCCTGCCTCGCGATCGTCCACTGCGCCCGCCCCGAGCGCCGCAAGGTCGTCGGCGGCATGATGTTCTCCCTCGCGCTGACGTCCTTCGTCACCGGTGTCACCGAGCCGATCGAGTTCACGTTCATGTTCATCGCGCCGGTGCTGTACGCGGTCCACGCGGTGCTGACCGGTGTCTCCATGGCACTGACCTGGGCGCTCGGCATGAAGGACGGCTTCGGCTTCTCGGCCGGCGCCATCGACTTCCTGCTGAACCTGGGCATCGCGTCCAACCCGTGGGGCCTGGCCCTGGTGGGCCTGTGCTTCGCGGCGGTCTACTACGTGGTCTTCCGCTTCGCGATCACCAAGTTCAACCTCCCCACGCCGGGCCGCGAGTCCGACGAGGAGCTGGCCGAGCTGCAGAAGGCCGAAGCCAAGTAG
- a CDS encoding PTS transporter subunit EIIC: MSSDSPAASTPVPRRKRWTGAFQGLQKMGRSLQLPIAVLPAAGILNRLGQPDVFGADGAGWDDVAKVMAGAGGALLDAELGLPLLFCVGVAIGMAKKADGSTALAAVVGFLVYRGVLRAFPDGCPADTKDVDGGCLGPDDTFAEYSFQNPGVFGGIVMGLLTAYFWQRFHRTKLVDWLGFFNGRRLVPIIMSFVAIAFAALCLWVWPPIGDALESFSDWLVGLGAWGSGIFGVANRALLVIGLHQFLNVPIWFQFGSYTKPDGTVVHGDITMFLQGDPEAGQFTTGFFPIMMFALPAAALAITHCARPHRRKEVGGLMLSVALTSFVTGITEPIEYSFLFIAPALYVVHALLTGVSMAVTWALGVKDGFSFSAGLIDYVINWGLATKPWLIIPIGLGFAVVYYVVFRFAITKFNLLTPGREPDEEETDSTKP, encoded by the coding sequence ATGAGCTCCGACAGCCCGGCCGCGTCCACGCCCGTACCGCGGCGGAAGCGGTGGACCGGCGCGTTCCAGGGGCTGCAAAAGATGGGCCGCAGCCTCCAGCTGCCGATCGCGGTCCTGCCCGCGGCGGGAATCCTGAACCGGCTCGGCCAGCCGGACGTCTTCGGTGCGGACGGCGCGGGCTGGGACGATGTCGCGAAGGTGATGGCGGGGGCGGGCGGCGCGCTGCTGGACGCGGAGCTGGGCCTGCCTCTCCTCTTCTGCGTGGGCGTCGCGATCGGCATGGCCAAGAAGGCGGACGGCTCCACGGCGCTGGCCGCCGTGGTCGGGTTCCTGGTGTACCGGGGCGTGCTGCGCGCCTTTCCCGACGGCTGCCCGGCCGACACCAAGGACGTCGACGGCGGCTGCCTCGGCCCGGACGACACCTTCGCGGAGTACTCGTTCCAGAACCCGGGCGTCTTCGGCGGCATCGTCATGGGCCTGCTGACGGCCTACTTCTGGCAGCGGTTCCACCGCACGAAGCTGGTCGACTGGCTGGGCTTCTTCAACGGCCGGCGGCTCGTCCCCATCATCATGTCGTTCGTGGCGATCGCGTTCGCCGCGCTGTGCCTGTGGGTGTGGCCGCCGATCGGCGACGCGCTGGAGAGCTTCAGCGACTGGCTGGTGGGGCTGGGCGCCTGGGGTTCGGGCATCTTCGGCGTGGCCAATCGCGCGCTGCTGGTGATCGGCCTCCACCAGTTCCTCAACGTGCCGATCTGGTTCCAGTTCGGCTCGTACACCAAGCCGGACGGCACGGTGGTGCACGGCGACATCACCATGTTCCTGCAGGGTGACCCTGAGGCGGGGCAGTTCACCACCGGCTTCTTCCCGATCATGATGTTCGCGCTGCCCGCGGCCGCGCTCGCCATCACGCACTGCGCCAGGCCGCACCGCCGCAAGGAGGTGGGCGGCCTGATGCTGTCGGTGGCCCTCACCTCCTTCGTCACCGGGATCACGGAGCCGATCGAGTACTCGTTCCTCTTCATCGCGCCCGCGCTGTACGTGGTCCACGCCCTGCTGACCGGGGTGTCGATGGCCGTGACCTGGGCGCTCGGCGTCAAGGACGGCTTCAGCTTCTCCGCGGGTCTGATCGACTACGTGATCAACTGGGGCCTGGCGACGAAGCCGTGGCTGATCATTCCCATCGGGCTCGGCTTCGCGGTGGTCTATTACGTGGTCTTCCGCTTCGCGATCACCAAATTCAACCTCCTCACACCGGGCCGCGAACCCGACGAAGAGGAGACGGACAGCACCAAGCCGTAG
- a CDS encoding glucose PTS transporter subunit EIIB, protein MASKAEKIVAGLGGIDNIEEVEGCITRLRTEVNDPGLVDEAALKAAGAHGVVKMGTAIQVVIGTDADPIAAEIEDMM, encoded by the coding sequence ATGGCCAGCAAGGCTGAGAAGATCGTCGCCGGGCTCGGCGGCATCGACAACATCGAAGAGGTCGAGGGCTGCATCACCCGCCTGCGCACCGAGGTCAACGACCCCGGCCTGGTCGACGAGGCCGCGCTCAAGGCCGCCGGCGCCCACGGCGTCGTCAAGATGGGCACCGCGATCCAGGTCGTCATCGGCACCGACGCCGACCCGATCGCCGCCGAGATCGAGGACATGATGTGA
- the rph gene encoding ribonuclease PH, translating into MSRIDGRTPEQLRPVTIERGWSKHAEGSVLISFGDTKVFCTASVTEGVPRWRKGSGEGWVTAEYSMLPRSTNTRGDRESVRGKIGGRTHEISRLIGRSLRAVIDYKALGENTIVLDCDVLQADGGTRTAAITGAYVALADAVAWAQGKKLIKAGRKPLTGTVAAVSVGIVDGTPLLDLRYEEDVRAETDMNVVCTGDGRFVEVQGTAEAEPFDRKELNALLDLATGGCADLAALQRDALGVTP; encoded by the coding sequence ATGTCTCGAATCGACGGCCGCACCCCCGAACAGCTCCGCCCGGTCACCATCGAACGCGGATGGAGCAAGCACGCCGAGGGCTCCGTCCTCATCTCCTTCGGCGACACCAAGGTCTTCTGCACCGCCTCCGTCACCGAAGGCGTCCCCCGCTGGCGCAAGGGCAGCGGCGAAGGCTGGGTCACCGCCGAGTACTCGATGCTGCCCCGCTCCACCAACACCCGCGGCGACCGCGAGTCCGTCCGCGGCAAGATCGGCGGCCGGACCCACGAGATCAGCCGCCTCATCGGCCGCTCCCTGCGCGCCGTCATCGACTACAAGGCCCTCGGCGAGAACACCATCGTCCTCGACTGCGACGTCCTCCAGGCCGACGGCGGCACCCGCACCGCCGCCATCACCGGCGCCTACGTCGCCCTCGCCGACGCCGTCGCCTGGGCCCAGGGCAAGAAGCTCATCAAGGCCGGCCGCAAACCCCTCACCGGCACCGTCGCCGCCGTGTCCGTCGGCATCGTCGACGGCACCCCGCTGCTCGACCTCCGCTACGAGGAGGACGTACGCGCCGAGACCGACATGAACGTCGTCTGCACCGGCGACGGCCGCTTCGTCGAGGTCCAGGGCACCGCCGAGGCCGAGCCCTTCGACCGCAAGGAACTCAACGCCCTCCTCGACCTCGCCACCGGCGGATGCGCCGACCTCGCCGCACTCCAGCGCGACGCCCTCGGCGTCACGCCGTAG
- the rdgB gene encoding RdgB/HAM1 family non-canonical purine NTP pyrophosphatase — protein MTCLILATRNAGKITELHAILADAGLHHELVGADAYPEIPDVKETGVTFAENALLKAHTLARATGLPAVADDSGLCVDVLGGAPGIFSARWAGRHGDDEANLRLLLAQLSDIAPAHRGAHFACAAALALPDGTERVVEGHLRGTLRTAPSGTGGFGYDPILQPDGDTRTCAELTAAEKNAISHRGHAFRALVPVVRELVG, from the coding sequence ATGACGTGCCTGATCCTCGCCACCCGCAACGCCGGGAAGATCACCGAACTGCACGCGATCCTCGCCGACGCAGGGCTCCACCACGAGCTCGTCGGCGCGGACGCCTACCCAGAGATCCCCGACGTCAAGGAAACCGGCGTCACCTTCGCCGAGAACGCCCTCCTCAAGGCCCACACCCTCGCGCGAGCCACCGGCCTGCCCGCCGTCGCCGACGACTCCGGCCTCTGCGTCGACGTCCTCGGCGGCGCGCCCGGCATCTTCTCGGCACGCTGGGCGGGCCGGCACGGAGACGACGAGGCGAACCTGCGGCTCCTGCTCGCCCAGCTCTCCGACATCGCCCCCGCCCACCGCGGCGCCCACTTCGCCTGCGCCGCCGCCCTCGCCCTGCCGGACGGGACGGAACGCGTGGTGGAGGGCCACCTCCGCGGCACCCTGCGCACCGCCCCCTCGGGCACGGGCGGCTTCGGCTACGACCCGATCCTCCAGCCCGACGGCGACACCCGCACCTGCGCGGAACTGACGGCGGCGGAGAAGAACGCCATCAGCCACCGCGGCCACGCCTTCAGGGCGTTGGTGCCGGTGGTGCGGGAGCTGGTGGGCTGA
- a CDS encoding HNH endonuclease signature motif containing protein gives MSDAQRYTRERLAEAAKRCDDIGEVILFLGTRPYGHLRRYLLRRFAHFGIDVSHFRWDGNRRSDPRPDRGELSEAVTAAVSLAEILRRLGRPDNGHQRALLKQWMTEDAIPTEHLLGQRHQQGKPPATPPKRAADVLTKHNRERRTKTTLLRRALSETGVPERCGRCGTGPIWRGQPMTLEVDHINGDWSDDRAENLRLLCPNCHAIRSTWCRGGARRK, from the coding sequence ATGAGCGATGCACAGCGGTACACCCGCGAGCGGCTTGCCGAGGCCGCCAAGCGTTGTGATGACATCGGCGAGGTCATCTTGTTCCTTGGCACCCGTCCGTACGGTCACCTGCGCCGCTACCTGCTCAGGCGTTTTGCCCACTTCGGCATCGATGTATCGCACTTTCGGTGGGACGGGAATCGCCGGAGTGATCCACGACCCGACCGCGGGGAGCTCAGCGAAGCCGTGACCGCAGCCGTCTCTCTCGCCGAGATCCTGCGTCGACTCGGCCGGCCGGACAACGGACACCAACGGGCGCTGCTGAAACAGTGGATGACCGAGGATGCCATTCCCACGGAGCACCTTCTGGGGCAGCGGCATCAGCAAGGCAAACCACCGGCAACGCCGCCCAAAAGGGCGGCGGATGTGCTGACGAAGCACAACCGCGAACGGCGCACGAAGACCACTCTCCTGCGACGAGCCCTGTCCGAGACAGGTGTTCCCGAGCGGTGCGGTCGGTGCGGCACGGGCCCCATCTGGCGCGGACAGCCCATGACACTGGAGGTCGACCACATCAACGGTGACTGGAGCGATGATCGCGCCGAAAACCTCCGACTGCTGTGTCCCAACTGCCATGCGATTAGGAGCACGTGGTGCCGAGGCGGCGCGCGCCGGAAATGA
- a CDS encoding HNH endonuclease, which yields MPVSPYTRERLAEAAGSSRTLSEALRKLGVDPKSSSRSYIQRRMKKFGIDTSHFEREGIRWTREILAPAVAASTNMNQVLRHLGLDVVGGWHTHITRRVRELGIDTSHFAPPARTENTRGHRRRRSAEEILVEDLSPHASRTPNERLKRAMLESGCIERCALCGITPTWQGHPLRLEVDHMDGDWRNNRMENVRFLCPNCHSTTDTYRGRGKARRATAPPSQPSRCDAGDIR from the coding sequence ATGCCGGTCAGCCCGTACACCCGCGAGCGCCTCGCCGAGGCGGCAGGTTCTTCACGGACTCTCTCCGAAGCGCTGAGGAAGCTCGGGGTGGACCCGAAAAGCTCGTCGCGGTCCTATATCCAGAGGCGGATGAAGAAGTTCGGCATAGACACGTCACATTTCGAGCGGGAAGGGATCCGCTGGACCAGGGAGATCCTCGCACCCGCCGTGGCCGCCTCGACCAACATGAACCAGGTGCTCCGCCACTTGGGGCTTGATGTGGTCGGCGGCTGGCACACACACATCACCCGCCGAGTCCGCGAATTGGGCATCGACACATCGCACTTCGCCCCACCGGCGCGCACCGAGAACACGCGGGGCCATCGACGTCGCCGGTCCGCCGAGGAAATCCTCGTGGAGGACCTCTCCCCTCACGCCTCACGCACACCGAACGAACGACTGAAGAGGGCCATGCTCGAGTCCGGGTGCATCGAACGCTGTGCGCTTTGTGGGATCACACCCACGTGGCAAGGACATCCCTTGCGCCTCGAGGTCGATCACATGGACGGTGACTGGCGTAACAACCGCATGGAGAACGTGCGGTTTCTCTGCCCCAACTGTCACTCCACCACCGACACGTATCGAGGTCGAGGCAAAGCCCGGCGAGCCACCGCCCCTCCTTCCCAGCCGTCACGGTGCGATGCCGGTGACATCCGATGA
- the proP gene encoding glycine betaine/L-proline transporter ProP codes for MAAKADPAAVRRHRILFRTIQQRRNPKLRRCDITVTDQAAVKRAVKAASLGNAMEWFDFGIYSYLAVTIGHVFFPAGNDTAQLLSSFATFAVAFLIRPVGGMVFGPMGDRIGRKKVLALTMIMMAVGTFAIGLIPSYASIGFWAPVLLIFFRLVQGFSTGGEYGGASTFIAEYAPDKRRGFFGSFLEFGTLAGYVGAAGLVTVLTAVLGDASMEAWGWRIPFLVAGPLGLVGLYLRMRLDETPAFQKLEAESASASEAADPVETSAKGDLATIFRQYWPTLILCIALVGAYNVTDYMLLSYMPTYLSDELGYSATHGLLILLGVMAFLMLIINQVGRLSDRFGRKPLLMAGMLGFLFLSAPAFWLIGLGGVLAITAGMLMLGLSLVCLLGTMSAALPALFPTQVRYGSLSVGYNLSASLFGGTTPLVITALISLTGSTLMPAYYAMAAALVGVIAVACMKETARQPLEGSPPSVCTKEEAAELVQAQAPEPRF; via the coding sequence ATGGCGGCCAAGGCCGATCCCGCGGCGGTCAGGCGCCACCGCATCCTGTTCCGCACGATCCAGCAGCGGAGGAACCCCAAGCTCCGGCGGTGCGACATCACCGTCACCGACCAGGCGGCGGTGAAGCGGGCCGTGAAGGCGGCCTCGCTCGGCAACGCCATGGAGTGGTTCGACTTCGGCATCTACAGCTATCTGGCCGTCACCATCGGCCATGTCTTCTTCCCCGCCGGGAACGACACCGCGCAGCTGCTGTCGTCCTTCGCGACCTTCGCCGTCGCCTTCCTGATCCGGCCGGTGGGCGGCATGGTCTTCGGCCCGATGGGCGACCGGATCGGCCGCAAGAAGGTCCTCGCACTGACGATGATCATGATGGCGGTGGGGACGTTCGCGATCGGGCTGATCCCCTCGTACGCGTCGATCGGCTTCTGGGCCCCGGTACTGCTGATCTTCTTCCGGCTGGTGCAGGGCTTCTCGACGGGCGGCGAGTACGGCGGCGCGTCGACCTTCATCGCCGAGTACGCCCCGGACAAGCGGCGCGGGTTCTTCGGCAGCTTCCTGGAGTTCGGCACGCTCGCCGGATACGTGGGCGCCGCCGGCCTGGTCACGGTGCTCACCGCGGTGCTGGGCGACGCCTCGATGGAGGCCTGGGGCTGGCGCATCCCGTTCCTGGTGGCCGGCCCGCTGGGCCTGGTGGGGCTCTACCTGCGGATGCGGCTGGACGAGACGCCCGCCTTCCAGAAGCTGGAGGCGGAGAGCGCCTCCGCGTCCGAGGCGGCCGACCCGGTGGAGACGTCCGCCAAGGGCGACCTCGCCACGATCTTCCGCCAGTACTGGCCGACGCTGATCCTGTGCATCGCGCTGGTCGGCGCGTACAACGTCACGGACTACATGCTGCTGTCGTACATGCCGACGTACCTGTCGGACGAGCTCGGCTACAGCGCGACGCACGGCCTGCTGATCCTGCTGGGCGTCATGGCGTTCCTGATGCTGATCATCAATCAGGTGGGCCGCCTCAGCGACCGCTTCGGCCGCAAGCCGCTGCTGATGGCGGGCATGCTGGGGTTCCTGTTCCTGTCGGCGCCGGCGTTCTGGCTGATCGGACTGGGCGGCGTCCTCGCCATCACGGCGGGCATGCTGATGCTCGGCCTGTCGCTGGTGTGCCTGCTGGGCACCATGTCGGCGGCGCTACCGGCGCTCTTCCCGACGCAGGTGCGCTACGGCTCGCTGTCGGTGGGCTACAACCTCTCCGCCTCCCTCTTCGGCGGCACCACCCCACTGGTCATCACGGCCCTCATCAGCCTCACCGGCAGCACCCTCATGCCCGCGTACTACGCGATGGCCGCGGCCCTGGTGGGCGTCATCGCGGTCGCCTGCATGAAGGAGACGGCCCGTCAGCCCCTGGAGGGCTCGCCCCCGTCGGTCTGCACCAAGGAGGAGGCCGCCGAACTGGTCCAGGCCCAGGCGCCCGAGCCCCGGTTCTGA
- the bcp gene encoding thioredoxin-dependent thiol peroxidase, translated as MSERLQPGDTAPAFTLPDADGKDVSLADYRGRKVIVYFYPAALTPGCTKQACDFTDNLDVLASAGYDVVGVSPDKPEKLARFREKESLKVTLVGDPAKEVLTAYGAFGEKKLYGKTVTGVIRSTVVVDEEGKVERALYNVKATGHVAKIIKDLGI; from the coding sequence ATGAGCGAGCGACTGCAGCCCGGCGACACCGCCCCCGCCTTCACCCTGCCCGACGCGGACGGCAAGGACGTGTCGCTCGCGGACTACCGGGGCCGGAAGGTCATCGTCTACTTCTACCCGGCCGCGCTGACGCCCGGCTGCACCAAGCAGGCGTGCGACTTCACCGACAACCTCGACGTGCTGGCGTCCGCCGGTTACGACGTGGTCGGCGTGTCGCCGGACAAGCCGGAGAAGCTGGCGAGGTTCCGCGAGAAGGAGAGCCTGAAGGTCACGCTGGTCGGTGACCCCGCCAAGGAGGTCCTGACGGCGTACGGCGCCTTCGGCGAGAAGAAGCTGTACGGCAAGACGGTGACGGGCGTGATCCGCTCGACGGTCGTGGTGGACGAGGAGGGCAAGGTCGAGCGGGCGCTGTACAACGTGAAGGCGACCGGCCACGTCGCCAAGATCATCAAGGATCTCGGCATCTGA
- a CDS encoding DUF3618 domain-containing protein, with the protein MSEARTPAQIEADIVRRREQLAVTLDEIGVRMHPKTIIGDAKARMASTVDQTAGRAFVTVNRVVTDVKGRFVSEDGAPRLERVVPVALLAVGVVGLLAMSARRRRD; encoded by the coding sequence GTGTCGGAAGCCAGGACCCCTGCGCAGATCGAGGCGGACATCGTCCGCCGACGCGAGCAGCTCGCCGTCACTCTCGACGAGATCGGCGTGCGCATGCACCCGAAGACGATCATCGGGGACGCGAAGGCCAGGATGGCGTCCACGGTCGACCAGACCGCCGGGCGCGCCTTCGTCACCGTGAACCGCGTCGTGACGGACGTGAAGGGACGGTTCGTCTCGGAGGACGGCGCGCCGAGGCTGGAGCGGGTGGTGCCGGTGGCGCTGCTCGCCGTCGGTGTGGTCGGGCTGCTGGCGATGAGCGCCCGCAGGCGCCGGGACTGA
- a CDS encoding GroES family chaperonin, producing MSENTHDKLPIRMLHDRVLVRTDAQEGERRSGGGILIPATAAVGRRLAWAEVVAVGQNVRTVETGDRVLYDPEDRAEVEVRGVAYVLMRERDLHAVAADRFGGSEDSTGLYL from the coding sequence GTGAGCGAGAACACCCACGACAAGCTGCCCATCCGTATGCTGCACGACCGCGTGCTGGTCCGGACCGACGCCCAGGAGGGCGAGCGGCGCTCGGGCGGCGGCATCCTGATCCCCGCGACCGCCGCGGTCGGCCGCCGGCTCGCCTGGGCCGAGGTCGTCGCGGTCGGGCAGAACGTGCGGACCGTGGAGACCGGTGACCGGGTGCTGTACGACCCCGAGGACCGCGCCGAGGTCGAGGTGCGGGGCGTGGCGTACGTCCTGATGCGGGAGCGCGACCTGCACGCGGTCGCGGCGGACCGTTTCGGCGGCTCCGAGGACTCGACCGGTCTGTACCTGT